DNA from Massilia sp. KIM:
TCGCGTGCCCGTCGTCGAACAGCGGCTTGATCGCATAGTTCCCGACCGGCTCCACGCCCGAGATGCCGACCTCGCGCTTGCCCAGCTGGAGCACTTCCTGTCCCGGCCCGTGGCCCTTGACCTCGGCCGAGGGCGAGTAGACGCGCATCAGCTCGAAGGGAATCGAGAACGCGGCGCCGTCGTCGAAGGCGATGTCGAGCAGGCGCGACTTCTGGTGGACGGTGAGTTCGGTGGGATTGGGCATGGCTTCCTCGTTACGTGAATCGGCGCAGGATAGAAGCTTCCAGGCGCGGCAGCAGCGCGCGGCGGGCTTCCAGCACCTCGGGCGCGGTCGCGCGCGCGGCCGCCGCCCACACCGGCGCCGGGAAATGGGCGTCGTCGGCGTAACGCGGGATCACGTGCCAGTGCAGGTGGGGCACCACGTTGCCCAGGCTGGCCACGTTGACCTTGAGCGGCTCCATCACCTCGCGCACCGCCTCTTCCACCTGGAACACGGCCTCGTTCAGCAGCAGCCGGTCTTCCCCGGCCAGGTCGCTCATCTCGCGCACGTGCTCGTGCCAGATCACGCGGCAAAAGCCCGGGTAATTGGCGTCGTCGACCAGGATGACGCTGAACTTCGGGCCGCGCCATACGGCGGGCGCGGCCAGGTCGCACAGTTCGCAGCCGACCAGCTTCACACCAGCACCCGCTCGATGCCGCCGTTGTTGGCGCGCGCCACGTAGTCGGGCAGCCAGTTCTCGCCCAGCAGGTGCTTGGCGATCTCCACCACGATGTAGTCGGCCGTGGTGCCGGAGTCCTCGTTGTAGCGCGACAGGCCCTGCAGGCAGGACGGGCAGGAGGTGAGGATCTTGACCTCTCCCTTGAAGCCGTCGGCGCGCAGCTTGTCGGCGCCCTTCTCCATTTCGGCTTCCTTGCGGAAGCGCACCTGGGTGGCGATGTCGGGACGGCTCACCGCGAAGGTGCCCGACTCGCCGCAGCAG
Protein-coding regions in this window:
- a CDS encoding HIT family protein; this translates as MKLVGCELCDLAAPAVWRGPKFSVILVDDANYPGFCRVIWHEHVREMSDLAGEDRLLLNEAVFQVEEAVREVMEPLKVNVASLGNVVPHLHWHVIPRYADDAHFPAPVWAAAARATAPEVLEARRALLPRLEASILRRFT
- a CDS encoding gamma-butyrobetaine hydroxylase-like domain-containing protein, producing MPNPTELTVHQKSRLLDIAFDDGAAFSIPFELMRVYSPSAEVKGHGPGQEVLQLGKREVGISGVEPVGNYAIKPLFDDGHATGIFSWDYLYKLGSEQRALWQQYLDRLRAAGFDEESGRAPGAALPGAPVRGGCGG